Proteins co-encoded in one Capsicum annuum cultivar UCD-10X-F1 chromosome 9, UCD10Xv1.1, whole genome shotgun sequence genomic window:
- the LOC107854752 gene encoding ethylene receptor 1: MGSMLRMNRLLSSIVESCNCIIDPQLPADDLLMKYQYISDFFIALAYFSIPVELIYFVKKSAVFPYRWVLVQFGAFIVLCGATHLINLWTFNMHTRNVAIVMTTAKVLTALVSCITALLLVHIIPDLLSVKTRELFLKKKAAQLDREMGIIRTQEETGRHVRMLTHEIRSTLDRHTILKTTLVELGKMLALEECALWMPTRTGLELQLSYTLRHQNPVGLTVPIQLPVINQVFGTNRVVQISPNSPVARLRPAGKYMPGEVVAVRVPLLHLSNFQINDWPELSTKRYALMVLMLPSDSARQWHVHELELVEVVADQVAVALSHAAILEESMRARDLLMEQNVALDLARREAEMAVRARNDFLAVMNHEMRTPMHAIIALSSLLQETDLTPEQRLMVETILKSSNLLATLINDVLDLSRLEDGSLQLDIDTFNLPALFREVLSLIKPIASVKKLFVTLSLSSDLPEYVIGDEKRLMQILLNIVGNAVKFSKEGSVSISAFVAKSDSLRDPRAPEFFAVPSENHFYLRVQVKDTGIGINPQDIPNLFSKFTQSQALATTNAGGTGLGLAICKRFVNLMEGHIWVESEGLGKGSTAIFIVKLGIPGCANESKLPFMAKLTANHMQVTFQGLKVLVMDDNGVSRMVTKGLLTHLGCDVTTVGSRDECLRVITQEHKVVFMDVSMAGIDCYEVAVVIHERFGKRHGRPLIVALTGNTDRVTKENCMRVGMDGVILKPVSVDKMRSVLSELLEHGVVLESS, translated from the exons TTATCTTCCATCGTGGAATCATGTAACTGCATCATCGACCCACAGTTGCCTGCTGATGACTTGCTAATGAAGTATCAGTACATTTCTGATTTTTTCATAGCACTTGCTTATTTCTCCATTCCAGTGGAGTTGATATACTTCGTTAAGAAGTCTGCTGTTTTTCCATATAGATGGGTTCTTGTGCAGTTTGGTGCTTTCATAGTTCTTTGTGGAGCAACACATCTTATCAACTTATGGACATTTAATATGCATACAAGGAATGTGGCAATAGTAATGACTACAGCAAAGGTCTTAACTGCACTGGTGTCATGTATAACTGCTCTCTTGCTTGTCCACATCATTCCTGATTTACTTAGCGTCAAAACTAGGGAGCTGTTCTTGAAAAAGAAAGCTGCACAGCTTGATCGTGAAATGGGTATTATTCGGACTCAAGAGGAGACAGGTAGACATGTTAGAATGCTAACTCATGAAATCCGAAGCACTCTTGATAGACATACTATTTTAAAGACTACACTTGTTGAGCTAGGAAAAATGTTGGCGTTGGAAGAGTGTGCATTATGGATGCCAACACGTACTGGACTAGAGCTTCAACTTTCTTACACTCTTCGGCACCAAAATCCAGTTGGATTAACTGTACCCATACAACTTCCTGTAATCAATCAAGTTTTCGGTACAAATCGTGTCGTGCAAATATCACCAAATTCACCCGTTGCAAGACTTCGACCTGCTGGGAAATACATGCCTGGTGAAGTAGTTGCTGTCAGGGTTCCACTTCTGCATCTGTCAAACTTTCAGATTAATGATTGGCCTGAACTTTCAACAAAGCGCTATGCTTTAATGGTTCTGATGCTTCCTTCAGACAGTGCAAGACAATGGCATGTTCATGAGCTGGAGCTTGTTGAAGTGGTAGCGGATCAG GTTGCTGTTGCTCTCTCACATGCTGCAATTTTAGAAGAATCAATGAGGGCTAGGGATCTTCTTATGGAGCAGAATGTGGCTCTTGATCTGGCAAGAAGAGAAGCAGAAATGGCTGTTCGTGCACGTAATGATTTCTTGGCTGTTATGAATCATGAAATGAGAACTCCCATGCACGCGATAATTGCACTTTCTTCCTTACTACAAGAAACTGATCTAACTCCGGAGCAGCGTCTGATGGTTGAAACAATTCTCAAAAGCAGCAACCTTTTAGCGACGCTCATCAATGATGTCTTGGATCTTTCAAGGCTAGAAGATGGAAGCCTTCAACTTGATATTGACACTTTTAATCTCCCCGCTCTATTTAGAGAG GTCCTTAGCTTAATCAAGCCTATTGCATCTGTGAAAAAGCTGTTCGTCACACTTAGTTTGTCGTCAGATTTACCGGAATATGTAATTGGGGATGAAAAACGGTTAATGCAAATTCTCTTAAACATTGTTGGCAATGCTGTGAAGTTCTCAAAGGAAGGGAGTGTGTCAATTTCTGCTTTCGTTGCAAAATCAGATTCTTTAAGAGATCCTAGAGCCCCCGAGTTTTTTGCTGTGCCAAGTGAAAATCATTTCTATTTACGAGTACAG GTAAAAGATACAGGGATAGGAATTAATCCGCAGGATATTCCCAACCTGTTTAGCAAGTTTACGCAAAGCCAAGCGCTAGCAACTACAAATGCTGGTGGCACTGGGCTTGGCCTTGCAATTTGCAAGAG GTTTGTGAATCTTATGGAAGGACATATCTGGGTTGAAAGTGAAGGTCTTGGCAAGGGGTCCACTGCTATATTTATCGTTAAACTTGGCATACCTGGATGTGCAAATGAATCTAAGCTCCCCTTCATGGCCAAATTGACAGCAAATCATATGCAGGTGACTTTTCAAGGATTAAAGGTTTTGGTTATGGATGATAACGG GGTTAGCAGGATGGTAACCAAGGGTCTGCTTACACACCTTGGATGTGATGTAACAACTGTTGGCTCGCGTGATGAGTGCTTGAGAGTTATTACACAGGAACACAAGGTAGTGTTCATGGATGTTAGCATGGCAGGTATAGACTGTTATGAAGTTGCTGTAGTGATACATGAAAGGTTTGGGAAACGTCACGGCAGGCCACTTATTGTGGCACTGACGGGGAACACAGACAGAGTTACTAAGGAAAACTGCATGAGAGTTGGTATGGATGGAGTTATTCTAAAACCTGTGTCAGTGGATAAAATGAGGAGTGTTCTATCTGAGCTTTTAGAGCATGGAGTTGTACTTGAATCATCATGA